A genomic segment from Propionispora vibrioides encodes:
- a CDS encoding tryptophan transporter has product MEQKPELIHYEAKGGKYRWVAVTSLLLAIGAILKMVTPGIAGVTPNWTIAMYCIAINLIRPNLGQAIGIGLVAGAVNIPFSKSAFPYGNLVSELAGAVVCTLLVSALAERKLGSLNIRPAVTGFLSTVTSGLVFTGILKVVLSLPLEAYLYGMLPVVFVTAAINTLITQLLYFPAQRLFEAKGGASCPKS; this is encoded by the coding sequence ATGGAACAGAAACCGGAACTTATCCATTATGAGGCCAAGGGAGGAAAGTATCGCTGGGTGGCTGTCACTTCACTGCTATTGGCTATTGGCGCCATTTTGAAGATGGTTACACCGGGTATTGCCGGGGTGACTCCCAACTGGACCATTGCCATGTACTGCATTGCGATAAACCTGATCCGCCCTAACCTGGGGCAGGCGATCGGCATCGGGCTGGTAGCCGGTGCGGTTAATATTCCTTTTTCCAAGTCGGCCTTTCCTTACGGAAATCTGGTCAGCGAACTGGCGGGAGCCGTCGTTTGCACCCTGCTGGTCAGTGCCTTGGCTGAACGCAAACTTGGTTCGTTAAACATCCGGCCGGCTGTAACCGGCTTCTTGAGCACCGTAACGAGCGGGCTGGTGTTTACCGGCATTTTGAAGGTGGTGCTGTCGCTGCCGCTGGAGGCCTATCTGTATGGTATGCTGCCGGTGGTATTTGTGACGGCCGCCATCAATACGTTAATCACACAACTGCTGTATTTCCCGGCGCAACGGCTGTTCGAGGCCAAGGGAGGCGCGTCATGTCCGAAATCGTAA
- a CDS encoding energy-coupling factor ABC transporter ATP-binding protein: protein MLVCNRVSFAYPKQSPAVDDVSLTIGAGEYVAVVGRNGSGKTTLTRLIMSLIKPSQGEITFDGSSTRPYTPADMARHAGYVFQNPARQMFHDTVLAEAAYGPLQLGFSGQEALGRAGAALLRVGLAGQEKAYPAALSKGQKQCLAVASALAMEPRLLILDEPTSGQDARDKAAFMDMLEQLQQAGLAILLITHDMNLLAERVPRTIVMAGGKVYDGATAELFQQPMVAEWGLTPPAPVYISRQLAPYGIGLATATDELVNALKMRERGGLDG, encoded by the coding sequence GTGCTTGTATGTAATCGTGTCAGTTTTGCCTATCCCAAACAGAGCCCGGCCGTGGACGATGTGTCGCTGACTATCGGTGCCGGTGAATATGTCGCGGTAGTCGGCCGGAACGGCAGCGGCAAAACCACGCTGACCCGCCTGATTATGTCGCTGATCAAACCAAGCCAGGGGGAGATTACTTTTGACGGCAGCAGTACAAGGCCTTATACACCTGCCGACATGGCCCGTCATGCGGGATATGTGTTTCAAAATCCGGCGCGGCAAATGTTCCATGATACGGTGTTGGCGGAAGCGGCCTATGGACCTTTGCAACTGGGCTTCTCCGGACAGGAAGCACTGGGCCGGGCCGGGGCGGCGCTGCTGCGGGTAGGGCTTGCTGGTCAGGAAAAAGCCTATCCGGCGGCGCTTTCCAAAGGGCAGAAACAATGCCTGGCGGTGGCTTCGGCGCTGGCTATGGAGCCGCGGCTTTTGATTCTCGATGAGCCGACCAGCGGACAGGACGCGCGGGATAAGGCGGCTTTTATGGATATGCTGGAGCAACTTCAGCAGGCAGGCCTGGCTATCTTGCTGATTACCCATGATATGAACCTTTTGGCGGAGCGGGTGCCCAGAACCATTGTCATGGCCGGCGGCAAGGTGTATGACGGCGCGACGGCGGAGCTGTTTCAGCAGCCTATGGTGGCGGAGTGGGGACTGACGCCGCCGGCGCCGGTGTATATTTCCCGGCAGCTTGCACCGTACGGAATCGGTTTGGCTACGGCAACGGATGAGTTGGTGAACGCTTTAAAAATGCGGGAAAGAGGTGGCTTGGATGGGTAA
- a CDS encoding tetratricopeptide repeat protein, translating to MQPELRKKLETALLGTSVRQLKEARKMCFTTLQTNPKDVLHLSLIGIIDYRLGHATQASEWFEKALVLNPNSARLYYDYGKALNQQGKQHEAFLAFQHCIEIKPDFAEAHYRIGSIFLTCGDNVQAIQAFSHALSLKPKYTEALNSLGVALIRQGDLTAAAHCYAQALALDPADPKTVNNYGMLLYYQGDFNESIRLFERALSLKPNYPEAINNIGVAFRSTGQLKKALPFLERSIPLDRNNADFHKNLAIALLSDGQLKRGWREFEWRLQTPQMAHLHRGTDKPLWNGKIVKDAVLLIRAEQGLGDTLQFCRYAPRAASLGLRVIMEVQPGLARLIGSLPGIEQTITVGDPLPKHDFYCPMMSLPNAFNTSLTTIPAEIPYLSVSDETVAYWRDRLPNGNSQFLKVGLVWSGNPRLYSTALAAANQRRSIAPDLLLPLKEVAGVQFYSLQKDGPFPPQELDLITLIDECQDFADTAGLAANLDLIISVDTSVVHMAGALGIPVWVLNRVDSCWRWLQHRDDSPWYPTLRLFHQTTPGNWEDVVLRIKQALELMAINNQTTSPQLTKLNATDPPYSG from the coding sequence ATGCAACCTGAATTACGGAAAAAACTTGAAACTGCCCTGCTGGGAACCAGTGTCAGACAGCTTAAAGAGGCAAGAAAAATGTGTTTTACCACCCTGCAAACAAACCCCAAGGATGTCCTTCATCTGAGTCTGATAGGAATTATCGACTATCGCCTGGGGCATGCCACTCAGGCCTCGGAATGGTTTGAAAAAGCGCTGGTACTTAATCCTAATTCCGCCAGGCTATATTACGACTATGGTAAGGCGCTGAACCAACAGGGAAAGCAGCACGAAGCCTTTCTTGCCTTTCAACATTGTATCGAAATAAAGCCCGATTTTGCCGAGGCACATTACCGGATTGGGAGCATTTTTTTAACCTGCGGCGACAACGTGCAGGCAATCCAGGCCTTTTCTCATGCGCTTTCTTTAAAACCGAAATATACGGAGGCTTTGAATAGTCTGGGCGTAGCACTCATTCGCCAGGGAGATTTAACAGCAGCAGCCCATTGTTATGCCCAAGCGCTTGCCCTCGACCCGGCTGATCCCAAAACAGTGAATAATTATGGCATGCTGCTTTATTATCAGGGAGATTTTAACGAAAGTATCCGGCTGTTTGAAAGGGCTCTGTCTCTCAAGCCTAACTATCCGGAAGCTATCAATAATATCGGTGTCGCCTTCCGTTCCACCGGTCAGCTAAAAAAAGCCCTTCCATTTCTGGAACGCTCTATCCCGCTAGACAGAAACAATGCGGACTTCCATAAGAACTTAGCCATCGCCCTGTTATCCGACGGACAATTAAAAAGAGGCTGGCGCGAATTTGAATGGCGCTTGCAAACGCCGCAAATGGCTCATCTGCATCGGGGCACGGACAAACCACTCTGGAATGGGAAAATCGTCAAGGACGCGGTCTTGTTAATCCGGGCTGAGCAGGGCTTGGGCGATACCCTACAATTCTGCCGTTACGCCCCCCGCGCCGCATCACTCGGACTGCGTGTCATTATGGAAGTACAGCCCGGACTGGCCCGACTGATCGGCTCCCTACCCGGCATAGAGCAGACTATCACCGTCGGCGATCCTTTACCAAAGCATGATTTCTATTGTCCGATGATGAGTCTGCCTAACGCGTTTAATACATCGTTAACCACCATTCCCGCTGAAATTCCTTATCTTTCGGTAAGCGACGAAACGGTAGCCTACTGGCGAGACCGCCTGCCTAACGGCAACAGCCAGTTTCTAAAGGTTGGGTTGGTCTGGTCCGGCAATCCCCGGCTGTATTCCACCGCCTTGGCTGCCGCCAACCAGCGACGTTCCATTGCCCCCGACTTACTATTGCCACTAAAAGAAGTCGCCGGTGTCCAATTTTACAGTCTGCAAAAAGACGGCCCGTTCCCACCTCAGGAATTAGACCTGATTACGCTCATCGACGAATGTCAGGACTTTGCGGACACGGCAGGGCTGGCTGCCAATCTGGATTTAATCATTAGCGTCGACACTTCGGTGGTCCATATGGCAGGAGCACTTGGTATACCGGTCTGGGTTCTCAATCGGGTGGACAGTTGCTGGCGTTGGTTACAGCATCGCGACGACAGTCCCTGGTATCCGACGTTGCGCCTGTTTCATCAAACCACACCGGGAAACTGGGAGGATGTAGTATTGCGAATTAAGCAAGCTCTTGAGCTGATGGCTATTAATAATCAAACTACCTCCCCGCAGCTTACAAAGCTAAATGCAACGGATCCACCCTACAGCGGATAA
- a CDS encoding energy-coupling factor ABC transporter ATP-binding protein, with translation MSEIVIDGLSYLYPKAAKQSLENVSLRIAPGDFAVLTGFNGSGKTTLCLAVAGAVPLYYGGAMAGQVRLGQDKTTDLGICEIAEKVGLVMQDYESQLVALTVEEEVAFALENRGMKQADIAVRVKEALVLVGLTGQESRRTADLSGGQKQRLAIASVLATKPQILVLDEPASALDPEGTAGLYRLLHRLNREQGLTILVVEHDLAQVLPYASQFILLGNGKVEQEGKPAEVLRYIGSHSRYACCLPPLWQIKLSLETKYVCWSDWKTDEDAVRELRDNLDSQEAGKRACM, from the coding sequence ATGTCCGAAATCGTAATTGACGGTCTGAGTTATCTGTATCCCAAGGCTGCTAAACAATCCTTGGAGAATGTGTCGCTCCGTATTGCCCCGGGGGATTTTGCGGTACTGACCGGCTTTAACGGCAGCGGCAAAACGACGCTGTGCCTGGCAGTGGCCGGAGCCGTACCGCTCTACTATGGGGGCGCTATGGCGGGACAGGTAAGGCTCGGACAGGATAAGACCACCGATTTGGGGATTTGCGAGATTGCCGAAAAGGTGGGGCTGGTTATGCAGGATTATGAAAGCCAGCTGGTGGCCTTGACGGTCGAGGAGGAAGTCGCCTTTGCTCTGGAGAACCGCGGGATGAAACAGGCGGATATTGCCGTAAGGGTGAAAGAGGCACTGGTTCTGGTAGGGCTGACCGGGCAGGAAAGCCGGCGGACAGCGGATTTATCCGGCGGACAAAAGCAGCGGCTGGCCATTGCCTCGGTGCTGGCCACTAAACCGCAAATTCTGGTGCTGGATGAACCGGCTTCCGCGCTGGACCCGGAAGGAACGGCCGGTTTATACCGGCTCTTGCACCGGCTGAACCGGGAACAAGGGCTGACTATTCTGGTGGTGGAGCATGACCTGGCGCAGGTATTGCCGTATGCATCCCAGTTTATTTTGCTGGGTAACGGCAAAGTCGAACAGGAGGGGAAACCGGCTGAGGTGCTGCGTTATATAGGCAGCCACAGCCGGTACGCCTGCTGTCTGCCGCCGTTATGGCAGATAAAACTGAGTTTGGAAACCAAATATGTCTGCTGGAGCGATTGGAAAACAGACGAGGATGCCGTGCGGGAACTGCGCGACAATCTGGACAGTCAGGAGGCCGGGAAACGTGCTTGTATGTAA
- a CDS encoding STIV orfB116 family protein: MKNCQPLAILNGAIVTADGEYSCRTISLQEARDLVQDAPEIVSAVGHEATAELLTELFNRKICFNRINFQQAAGQDALVFKLNRRSPEGVVLTKAEIEKIGYQFQLLSRIS, from the coding sequence ATGAAAAATTGTCAACCGCTCGCTATCTTGAATGGCGCTATCGTGACGGCAGACGGTGAATATTCCTGCCGGACGATCAGTTTGCAGGAAGCCCGGGATCTGGTGCAAGATGCGCCGGAGATTGTTTCGGCCGTAGGACATGAGGCTACGGCAGAGCTATTGACCGAATTATTTAATCGAAAGATTTGTTTTAACCGGATTAATTTTCAGCAAGCAGCGGGGCAGGATGCCCTGGTGTTTAAGCTGAACCGCCGATCGCCGGAAGGCGTAGTCCTTACCAAGGCTGAGATTGAAAAAATCGGTTATCAATTTCAACTGCTATCGCGCATTTCTTAG
- a CDS encoding acyltransferase family protein produces MKLQAISRNRLYFFDNLKAFIILLMVIFHIGMGYTTWDLKWWTVNDIQKSKFFDYFILETDVYIMPIMFLAAGYFAPMVLVKKGLGAFWQDKLRRIVIPWIGGVLFIAPLIAYSTFFSRMPVPPNFFDFWSNGFWGPFYQQGHFWFLGILTLFFLLLTVFHLVKPSYLNTPRQKGMPPVWFFPFFALLTAACFFSANLFYWNDTWLNVKYIFMIQPVRLLLHLCYFSLGVYAWKQSWFTPGDYSPRLIPWSASAIIMLIVFLLYRVTFTLMPEVPLPFKIGHALTHATFAMTATFGLIAVFQNFFDSSAYLWRRLAANSYIIYFIHQCVVIPIGCLVQKLDINIWLKYTGVSIVTLLLCFLLAEYIIQPVLSLGKNKKSPPVHS; encoded by the coding sequence ATGAAACTGCAAGCAATCAGCCGCAATCGTTTATATTTTTTTGATAATCTGAAAGCATTTATCATTTTGCTTATGGTCATCTTCCACATCGGCATGGGCTATACCACCTGGGACCTCAAATGGTGGACAGTAAATGACATTCAAAAAAGTAAATTCTTTGATTACTTTATTCTGGAAACCGATGTGTATATTATGCCGATCATGTTCTTAGCGGCTGGTTATTTTGCGCCTATGGTGCTGGTCAAAAAGGGGCTTGGCGCCTTCTGGCAGGATAAACTGCGGCGCATCGTTATTCCCTGGATCGGTGGGGTCTTGTTCATTGCCCCCTTGATAGCTTACAGCACTTTTTTCAGCCGTATGCCGGTACCACCCAACTTTTTCGATTTCTGGAGTAACGGCTTCTGGGGCCCTTTTTATCAGCAGGGGCACTTCTGGTTTCTTGGTATCCTGACTCTGTTTTTCCTGCTGCTCACCGTTTTCCATCTGGTTAAGCCGTCTTACCTGAACACACCGCGGCAAAAGGGTATGCCGCCAGTCTGGTTTTTTCCTTTTTTCGCCTTGCTTACCGCCGCCTGCTTCTTCAGTGCCAACTTATTTTATTGGAATGATACCTGGCTGAATGTAAAATATATTTTTATGATCCAGCCGGTCAGGCTCCTGCTCCATCTTTGCTACTTCAGCCTGGGCGTATATGCCTGGAAACAGTCCTGGTTCACTCCCGGCGATTACAGTCCCCGCCTTATCCCCTGGAGCGCCAGTGCCATCATTATGCTGATCGTATTTTTGCTGTACCGCGTAACCTTTACGCTCATGCCTGAAGTCCCCCTGCCGTTTAAGATTGGCCATGCTCTCACGCACGCCACCTTCGCCATGACAGCAACCTTTGGTCTGATCGCCGTATTCCAGAATTTCTTTGACAGCAGCGCTTACCTGTGGCGCCGGCTTGCTGCCAATTCCTATATTATCTATTTTATTCACCAATGTGTCGTTATTCCCATCGGCTGTCTGGTTCAAAAACTGGACATTAATATTTGGCTGAAATATACCGGCGTTTCCATCGTCACACTGCTTTTATGTTTCCTGCTGGCGGAATACATCATTCAACCGGTTTTATCATTGGGGAAAAATAAAAAGTCTCCCCCAGTCCACTCTTAA
- a CDS encoding energy-coupling factor transporter transmembrane component T family protein, translating into MGNLAPLTKIIFTMLVSVWAVALASPFALLLLVAVQLALLLAGRVEAKTYKAVALLGLFAVFLFILQYVFVRDVRLAIVTGLKMQAMAMVFILVLATTRVQDLTAALVAQCRIPYEYAFMFTSALRFVPDFLSESQTIQEAQACRGYSTRGNPVKRLINYLAIVKPLVLRAISRSETMALSMELRGFGSCRRSVSARVALRTADYAALGVMLVVTAGVFYKL; encoded by the coding sequence ATGGGTAACCTGGCGCCTTTGACCAAAATTATTTTTACTATGCTGGTATCCGTCTGGGCGGTAGCGCTGGCTTCACCGTTTGCCTTACTGCTGTTGGTGGCCGTACAACTGGCATTGCTGCTGGCCGGTAGGGTGGAAGCCAAAACCTACAAGGCGGTTGCCCTGTTGGGGCTGTTTGCCGTCTTCTTGTTTATCTTACAGTATGTGTTTGTCCGGGATGTGCGGCTGGCTATCGTCACCGGGCTTAAAATGCAGGCCATGGCCATGGTGTTTATTTTGGTGCTGGCTACGACCCGGGTACAGGATCTTACGGCCGCGCTGGTCGCTCAGTGCCGCATTCCCTATGAATACGCGTTCATGTTTACCTCGGCCTTGCGGTTTGTGCCGGATTTTCTCAGCGAAAGCCAGACCATTCAAGAGGCGCAGGCTTGCCGGGGGTACAGCACCAGGGGAAATCCGGTCAAGCGGTTGATCAATTATCTGGCCATCGTTAAACCGTTGGTGCTGCGGGCTATTAGCCGGTCGGAAACGATGGCGCTCAGTATGGAACTGAGAGGCTTTGGCAGCTGCCGGCGCAGTGTTAGTGCGAGGGTTGCGCTAAGGACGGCCGATTATGCGGCCTTAGGTGTGATGCTGGTTGTTACGGCCGGTGTTTTTTATAAGCTATAA
- a CDS encoding TonB-dependent receptor translates to MNFTTKRFGIMLLTCMTIATSVQAAPSEATSAEPVATESSQEAAEQTATTASDQVPEYTFDDFIVTATRVAERLKNVPANVTVITAEDLKKRNVFSLREALQNEVGLYVKPTAETKDALSIRGFSSGNILVLYNGQQINTSFDSSVAWDSFPISDVERIEIVRGAGSSLYGGHAVAGVINIITKKPNPATGEVKTDLTLSTGSNNTWQRGIRIGGSANDKLSFSTGYEKRSTDGYAGYYSTASGSASGTASASVTLPKLSNGSYIIGGRGEKSKLSENYFIDLNYILDTSKTISYSYMHNNYQYSYNNPFTYAYDSNGNPIFGGTVLTQDNTYVTLKPSAYLGYVGERDQDLHRLKYEDTENKITVGLGLSDVTKEGYSSASSSANSINWTGSGTLALYPSKNYNLDAQKTWDFSRHTIVSGFSWIKEKMTYSSYELSHWRDWSTTGALTTQSEGSTNSWAIFTQDEYAVSDRWTMYTGLRLDQYNKEGGYCIVSSTRQDYPSAEFTELSPKIAFSYAQNDRTKYYASYGHSFNPPTIYKLYRRAGTSMSSIQANPDLKPETSNTFEIGMKQQMDQKTSLGVTVFRVKTEDKIAKATKNSVTAYYNMDSGMAKGIEFELKSKMTPTWSSYLNYTFESGENTSSGQTTRNWDIPKHLLHAGVEYSKNKINWLTDVQYVSERQSPDLSTGEYTSEDAFFVVNTSLNYKVNDQSTLQFGIQNLFNRKFYASEATSGRTYSLSMNYSL, encoded by the coding sequence ATGAATTTTACTACAAAAAGATTCGGAATTATGCTGCTGACCTGTATGACAATAGCCACATCGGTGCAAGCAGCTCCTTCGGAGGCAACTTCGGCGGAACCGGTGGCAACCGAAAGCAGCCAGGAGGCGGCAGAACAAACGGCAACAACAGCATCAGACCAAGTTCCGGAATATACCTTTGACGACTTTATCGTTACAGCAACCAGAGTCGCCGAAAGACTCAAAAATGTGCCGGCCAATGTGACGGTCATCACTGCGGAAGATTTAAAGAAGCGCAATGTTTTTAGTTTACGGGAAGCTTTGCAAAATGAAGTCGGCCTGTATGTAAAACCTACGGCAGAAACAAAGGATGCCTTGTCGATACGCGGCTTCAGCAGCGGCAATATTCTTGTCCTGTACAACGGCCAACAGATAAATACCTCTTTTGACAGCAGTGTAGCCTGGGATTCTTTCCCCATCAGCGACGTGGAAAGAATTGAAATTGTCCGGGGAGCCGGCTCCTCGCTCTACGGCGGCCATGCGGTTGCCGGCGTTATCAATATTATCACCAAAAAACCGAATCCGGCCACTGGTGAAGTAAAGACCGATCTGACCCTGTCAACAGGCAGCAACAATACCTGGCAGCGGGGAATTAGAATTGGCGGCAGCGCCAACGATAAGCTTTCCTTCAGCACCGGTTATGAAAAACGCTCCACCGACGGCTATGCCGGCTATTATTCCACGGCCAGCGGCAGCGCCTCAGGTACGGCTTCTGCAAGCGTAACACTGCCCAAGCTTAGTAACGGCAGCTACATAATTGGCGGCCGCGGCGAAAAAAGCAAACTCAGTGAGAATTACTTTATCGACCTGAATTACATACTGGATACAAGTAAAACAATCTCCTACTCATATATGCATAATAACTACCAGTATTCCTACAACAATCCCTTCACCTACGCTTATGATAGCAACGGCAATCCCATCTTCGGCGGCACCGTCTTAACCCAGGACAATACATATGTGACCTTGAAACCTTCCGCTTATCTGGGATATGTTGGTGAAAGAGATCAGGATCTTCACAGACTCAAATACGAAGATACAGAAAATAAGATCACTGTCGGGCTGGGTCTGTCCGATGTGACAAAAGAAGGTTACAGTTCTGCCAGTTCTTCCGCCAACTCAATCAACTGGACAGGCAGCGGCACCCTGGCGCTGTATCCCAGCAAAAATTATAATCTGGATGCCCAAAAAACCTGGGATTTCAGCCGCCATACCATCGTCTCCGGCTTTAGTTGGATAAAGGAAAAAATGACTTACAGTTCCTACGAGCTGAGTCACTGGCGCGACTGGAGCACAACGGGGGCTTTAACCACCCAAAGCGAAGGTTCCACCAACTCCTGGGCTATTTTCACCCAGGATGAATATGCCGTATCCGACCGCTGGACCATGTATACCGGGCTTCGCCTGGATCAGTACAATAAAGAAGGCGGCTACTGCATAGTCAGCAGTACCAGACAGGATTATCCCTCCGCCGAATTTACCGAACTGAGCCCAAAAATAGCTTTTTCATATGCTCAAAATGATCGGACCAAATATTACGCCAGTTACGGTCACTCCTTCAATCCCCCGACAATCTATAAGTTATACCGCCGAGCCGGAACTTCCATGAGTTCCATACAAGCCAATCCCGATCTAAAGCCGGAGACCTCAAACACCTTTGAAATCGGCATGAAGCAACAAATGGACCAGAAAACCTCACTGGGCGTTACTGTGTTCCGGGTTAAAACTGAAGACAAAATTGCTAAGGCAACCAAAAATTCGGTTACCGCTTACTACAATATGGACAGCGGTATGGCTAAAGGCATTGAATTTGAACTGAAGAGCAAGATGACCCCAACCTGGTCCTCCTATCTTAACTATACCTTTGAAAGCGGTGAAAATACATCCAGCGGCCAAACAACCCGCAACTGGGATATTCCCAAGCATTTACTGCATGCCGGTGTGGAATATAGCAAAAACAAAATAAACTGGTTAACCGATGTACAATATGTCAGTGAACGGCAAAGCCCGGATCTGTCTACCGGCGAATATACTTCCGAAGATGCTTTCTTTGTGGTAAATACCTCGCTGAATTACAAAGTGAATGACCAGTCTACCCTGCAATTTGGTATTCAGAATCTGTTCAACCGCAAATTTTACGCTTCGGAAGCAACCAGCGGCAGAACCTATAGTCTAAGCATGAATTATTCGCTCTAA
- a CDS encoding spore coat protein: protein MASLIGSIFSVGDTASDQTMAYMAAVSAAGTANAYFSAAVVAITPEVRQLFSEFGSEMLTGHGQLLNLMLHKGWINPYDETNQQLQTVVTHSMQVLPSEHQHRI, encoded by the coding sequence ATGGCATCGTTAATAGGGTCGATATTTTCCGTAGGTGACACGGCATCAGACCAGACTATGGCCTATATGGCGGCGGTAAGTGCAGCCGGGACGGCCAATGCTTATTTTTCGGCTGCTGTAGTGGCTATAACTCCTGAGGTCAGACAGTTATTTAGCGAGTTTGGTTCTGAAATGTTAACGGGACACGGGCAGCTGCTTAACCTGATGCTGCATAAAGGCTGGATAAATCCTTATGATGAAACCAATCAGCAATTGCAAACCGTAGTAACTCATTCGATGCAAGTACTGCCATCCGAGCATCAGCATAGAATATAA
- a CDS encoding PepSY-associated TM helix domain-containing protein, with protein MKYVYSIHRWGSLLCAFFFLMLCLTGLPLLFKEEISEWNQLQPPEKPQSLSYGTLWQGLEQGIQTIHSAYPEKRIKAVSAKADRGDLLFRLQDLNNNSHLSASGAETEQQVAYQVGTQMLTDQSGIALKYPALQAFLQFMSTLHVRLGLGKGGMLFLGCFCLLSCLSLISGFWLYAPLIKKLPAGMIRRHSRRTLWSDWHKFTGLAAGMWALVLCLSGVMIVLFSLGYSSYLMAARSEAAQQLPAYRQNQITVPPWTALQTANQALDNEVVIFLKMPEPKSNLYTLYIKPLAAGPDDFMGQPLFVAASAGEKSGPAACFRKPLPWYLPVTAVFVNLHTHNHALLVTKIIWSVYILITMAMIISGIYVWLTRWKNTVYRQENPTAPPNLLKSGWVLLSMFGLLPLGGLVISLYGGYFEMAGTLALFLPLLLFAMVWYKNKINADSP; from the coding sequence ATGAAATATGTTTACAGCATCCACCGCTGGGGCAGTCTGCTCTGCGCCTTCTTTTTCCTAATGCTTTGTCTGACAGGGCTGCCACTTTTATTCAAGGAAGAAATTAGCGAGTGGAATCAACTGCAGCCACCGGAAAAGCCGCAGTCCCTAAGCTATGGCACACTTTGGCAAGGACTGGAGCAAGGCATTCAGACAATACACTCAGCGTACCCGGAAAAAAGAATCAAGGCTGTTTCCGCTAAGGCAGACAGGGGTGATCTTCTCTTTCGTCTGCAAGACTTGAATAATAACTCGCACCTGTCGGCCTCCGGAGCAGAAACGGAACAGCAGGTTGCCTACCAGGTAGGGACACAGATGCTAACCGATCAAAGCGGCATCGCGCTTAAATATCCTGCCCTTCAGGCTTTCCTGCAGTTTATGAGCACATTACACGTACGCCTGGGCTTAGGTAAAGGAGGTATGCTATTTTTAGGCTGCTTCTGCCTCTTAAGCTGTCTTTCCCTGATATCAGGATTTTGGCTTTATGCCCCGCTGATAAAAAAACTTCCGGCGGGAATGATCAGACGCCATTCCCGCCGCACGCTCTGGTCCGACTGGCATAAATTCACAGGGCTAGCCGCCGGGATGTGGGCTCTGGTATTATGCCTGAGCGGGGTGATGATCGTCCTATTTTCCCTGGGGTACAGCTCCTACCTCATGGCGGCACGCAGTGAAGCAGCACAGCAGCTGCCGGCTTACCGTCAAAACCAGATAACAGTGCCACCCTGGACAGCACTGCAGACAGCCAACCAGGCCTTAGACAATGAAGTCGTTATCTTTCTCAAAATGCCGGAACCAAAGAGCAATCTATATACCCTCTATATCAAGCCGCTAGCGGCAGGGCCTGACGACTTTATGGGACAACCCCTGTTTGTTGCTGCGTCTGCCGGCGAAAAAAGCGGCCCTGCGGCCTGTTTTCGCAAGCCGCTTCCCTGGTATTTGCCGGTTACCGCCGTGTTTGTCAATTTGCATACTCACAATCACGCTTTACTAGTGACGAAAATCATTTGGTCAGTTTATATTCTCATTACCATGGCTATGATTATCTCCGGCATCTATGTCTGGCTGACCCGTTGGAAAAATACCGTCTATCGGCAGGAAAACCCCACCGCACCACCTAACCTGCTAAAATCCGGTTGGGTTCTCCTGTCCATGTTCGGCCTTCTCCCTTTGGGAGGACTCGTTATATCGCTATACGGCGGCTATTTTGAAATGGCCGGCACCCTGGCTCTGTTTCTGCCACTGTTACTTTTTGCCATGGTGTGGTATAAGAACAAAATCAATGCTGACTCTCCATAA